GTATTCGAAATCtaatcacatttatttttattgcaaaataatcttGAATAGTTGTTATCAGATGCCAAAAACTACTTTAAATCTGAAAACCATGACGgtggtatttaattatttatgctTAGATTAACATTACAGATCAGACGAATGAATTGGCCAGCGGTATGTGCGAGACTTATTGGTGCTCGGAATATCACAAGTGCCACGCCCAGAGATCTGGCAATCTTCTGTGTTGCGTGCTTTACGCTGCTTCAGTACCCACACACACTATGAGGTAAGTTCAAGTTAAAAATCGTCAAGGCGTGATGAAAACCGtatagtcacctgcattaatatctgcaacAGCGCGAGTGGAGCGTgcaataaatatctgacacgtcctaccggccctagaaataaatcttatcagatattttatgcgCCGTTTGATGTGCGAGATATTTGTGCTTGTCAGACGTGACTATAAGGGGATCCTTTCTGCTATAATAatgtttgtcttttttttttttcgctgaaaccttacattttttataatttttaaatggttatcctgtagaactctatagctTAGGTttctttataacaattctgaaaaaataaatggtttcagagaaaaaaaagagttgtgTCAAACATTGCATTATGacaacaattttcgaccagtcgatatagacccgaaGACTTTACGATAATCGTTCAAAGATTCGTCTCAAGATAACCCCATACGATAATCTCCTAAATATTATCCTATACGATAATTTAAAACGTCTGAAACCTGAAACGTACTCAAAACAGTTTTTCCCCCTGAGGCAGTTTTTcgtcttcgttgggtaggctaaAAGGTATCGCGTCGGtgaataccgcgtaactagctttttccttAAGGTAGAATTTTCACGGTACtaacagggggcctaccacgctctcttaatacgattcagtttaggctctaaactgaactgcatcgctatttcgtaccacgacgttacttttgcgattcagttcaagcacggttcagcgacagccatacagacattttcattcactcacttcaagcggttgtcgtaccatgacgcttaacttgggtgggaattgaatcgcttcagtgtcaaatttagcgattcagtataagttagtCATTCTGtcaatatttttggaattttaagtgttttacttggaatatttttaaatttcaagaacttttaaacttttattcaagttttataacttttcattggtacctactcacgacattgtgcttcttattTCCTCATAATctctaatttttcagtgagaaatgagaatcgtggattagtgacagcgtaaacattttatttgtaatcaacacaacggttgctaagaacacggaatgacagttatggttttccaaaataaagaagttttagtatacaatatttggtttgcatatagcggcatccctttcgcgacttagcgtttcagtttcggaccagagacaaaatcggtctttcattcacttgtaaaccattgagactcagctctgagaaataaacgtcgtggtaccaatttcgacgattcagtttaggtgcctaaattgaactgctctgcgtttggatcgtttataaaaagatcatggtaggcccccagtacTAATGTACTGTTCTAACATTGAAAATTATACGTTATGGAAAATGCTgcttacgcggtattgcagtatcaccgacgacGGCTTTCCTACATGCCCGTCAGTAATTAAATAAGAGGTGCAGTTATTTGTCGTAAGCAAATTGTTATTGAATTTCTAAACTGAAATTGTAATCATCTTTTGTATTACAGATTTATAACAAACCAAATGCTTCAGGACCTGTCAACCAATAAGGATATTCATTGGTAgttaaaaatacttacctatcAGACAAATAGTTGACAAGCAAGCAAGCAGCTATCAGCAAAGTTCAACCGAatgtatagatagtgccacgagagttcaAGCGTATAGATAACACACACAGCTAAACAAGAACTGATTTCACAGAaggagaatgaataaaatgaataagttaatgtcaaaatcctgctgttatTACACAACATGTGGTAGCTGTGTGTATAATCATTCACTTCCAACTCACGTGGCACTACAAGTATCTATACGCTATTAACGTCTAGTagtcaccatcagatatttcggagcggccaaggtggtcaaaaatatcggcacatgcactctattattaaggtatttgagttcatgttcagatatttttgatcactttGGCCGTTGGCCGCTCCGAAACGAAATATCTGACGGCGACTGTATGAGTATTAactttacaaatttattatgtGATGAATAGAACCGTccaatttacaaataaaatatatactttttaaaatgcctttatttatgtttaaaaaccATTCAATTCCATTCGAAATCACTCTAAAATAAGCTTGGGTGGCGAAGtaacattaaattataaatacggTCTCGGACTAGACACAATCTGTTAAATTGATCTGCTTTACAAATTTTCAACAGGAGAAGAATAttgtttaacttttaaatttttatttaattaatacatcACACCTGATTAGAGGGTCCCGCCTTTTTAAGCCGTGATACACCCTGGATGTGCTAttaatcataaataataattacttgtACACTCCACATTTGCCAAATAGCCATAATTACTGATGTCACAATCAAGACGCGAAGAATGAGTTTAAAGCCATTTACAGTATAAAATGCAGAAAAAAGTGATCATAAATACAGTCTATTCCATAAAATTATTTCTTCTTTGAATActgatgtttttatttagagtTCCTACATTTacacatgtctgtctgtctgttaaatcacaatttttaacttttgatTTAACAGTACCACTAAAACATAAATGTAGCAATAGctacatagcaaaaaaaatattttgccttcatataataataattttattattcggCATGCGTTTCAAATGAACATGGGTTTTAAAACACTCACACTGTAGTTACAATTTTACCGTGACGACGTGGTATGTCAATCTTATTGCTCTACATATTATAATATGGCAGACCGatctacatacaaaaatattactatagTACACGAAATGagatagtataaaacaaaacagttaCCGCCTAATCAATAAGTCTGCTACTATATAGAGGTAAGCGATTACCCTTAAAATAGCAAAGCTAAGAATAACACTAAGCACCGTAACTATTATTGCTTGTaagcagaatttaatttatcacaaatttagataaaacttcataatttatttcattaactGATCTCGTCCTAATATGCGTGAATCTCAAAAAACAAATGTGAAATGCATGCAATGCAAAGGAAATAAACAAGGTGAATCGTTTTctaaaagtttgtaaatagcAGTTTTTCAAATTACTCTAGTACGCACacatttaaatatgtaactatAATAGGTTTTAAAAAGAAGTAGGTTTCATTATGCCTCAATCAATCCTAAATTTGGATTACGGTTAAACTAAATCAATAATTATCGCAATAGCAtgatgaattttatttaaatatccaCATTATGTTTATTAGAGCCAATACGACTGAGTCCCAAAGGCAAATTATTCGTCTCAGTATTCCAGAATTCAAAAAGAGAAAGTTCCGGGTAAGTTGTGACAGAAATAGAGCGAATTCTTTAGAGGTATTGTAAGATTTGACagcgttattttattaatagggTGATATACAGTCCAGCCAGTATTGGATCACTGCGTCAAAATAGGGTGTTTTAAATCTAAAGATGTGGACTTTAATCCCTGACCCAAcacggaaccatttcacagtaaacgtcatagtgacatcgcattaaaacaatgaaaatcgtatcgaaaatacaaactgaaatatagatgcacagaaaaataagaccagcgctgggaatctaacccaggtcctcggcattccgtgccgcgtgctataccgctacaccaccactggacagtagtacagacacgaatttctcctatgcaccacacatctcagcttgtttgtttcttatttagtcacttaagtaGCGACACTAGATATAAttcgataaaatttggagttgaaataaaaaatacaataacacccctctttttgcgtcggggttaaaaagattccaaaaaccaatcttaatgaaaatcgtaatgacttgttctttgaaaaggttccatggtggctcataaattaaagtccttggccgTACCTATTGTTAATTgattattatgatatgaaacgTAAGTCGTAATAAACCCTCCTCTTAAAAAACGGCTGTTGTACGgaagtaaataaaatgatttggcacaatcctAAAATTCCGAATCATTTGTAAATTATCACTTTACAGATAGAAAATTAATTCCTTTTTCTTTCCCGGCTAAACTTTAAAATTTAGTGAATCATTTTAAAGCCCCcttaatattaaaatgaaacgTTCCCGTTTTTGTTTCTGCAGAAGTTCCAACCGCTGATGTTATTAAGACTTTTATCCCTGCTTGAAGCAAGACGCATGCTAAAAATTAAGACACGTTATAAATACGatgctgtaaataaataataaagtttacaAGTGTAAAGTAAATAATGCAATAAAACTTGCGACAGCTTATTTGATTACAATGAATCTACACTGTTTCAGCGGCATAAACGTACATCAGCCCTATAAACTAACACCGCACGCTTGTAAAAGACACCATTATTTGAAGTGCATCTCAGAAGTGCATTTAAAGGCCACTGTTTTTTACTCAATGAAGACACAGCTCACTTGAAGTTCAGTAATCTGCATTgtggttgttttattttgcatttgagCTGTTGTATGAGgtcgaatatttttaaagatggGCCGACTTTCATCTCTAGTAGTTCTATGATTTCGTCTTTAGATAACTGCAGCATCATGGAGCCTGTGATGTTGGTAAAGTTGTCACAGTATGGTTGGCAGTCGTTGACTGTTAGGAAGCGAGCTACGTCTGCGGGGGTCCAAAGTTCGGGTTCCACGGAGTTGAGAGCGTCGAGAGGGACCGTGGTGTTGACGAGGCGTGGAATGACTTTGTCGGTCTGGTTTGATGTGTCGGGTGAGACCGGAGCAGTATGAACGCTCGAGTCTTGCGACGCGTCTGTTGGTGTGCTCTGTAACAAGTAATTTACGTATTAGTTTAAGCTAGTTTCAAACGAATCGGAAGTAAGCTTACGAAAAATTTAGACTCGTGGCGATAAGCATTGGGCAAAAAAACAAGTGCTTTGCTTGCTGTTATTCGTTGATAAGCTGTAGCTAGAGATCACCCATAAAGACGTCCATAGGCGGTTGTTTTACAAAACATAACAAGCAAAACTCGACTACATCCATCTATGAGTGACCCGTTTATTTTTCTAcgacaatcttaaattaaaaataataaatgtctaggttttagttcccacgcgggcccagtgcgcattaggaacttaacacacaccatATACTATTTGATTTTCTTTCAATATTTTCCCTGTAGTTTACCCTGTGTATCCAataagtgtaaataaatctctctctctctcttttatGAATTCTTATCATTTACCATCGACTCCTGATGCCCCTCGTCACTTAGCCGCTCCTGCAGTGGCTCAGTGTTGACCGCATCAACCTCCATCTTGGTCACGTCGCTGTTCTCATCCGGTCTCGATTCCACATCAGCTGATATTTCAGAGACGCTGGTCGGGGGCGAGAGACTCTTGGTATCAGCCATGTCGGAGTTCTGGGAGCTGTCTTCGGTTATGTTCGGTGGCTGGACTTGGGCTTTTGGCACTGAAATGGATAATGGCGtttttattacttgtttttGTTCGGATGATGgatcatgttcaaaataaattcgtgcaatgagggctatcgttttttgtctcactagatggcgcactgttgcgtgaggtttttaaatatggctttcaaagtctgttattacggacgtgacaacaaagtttagattaaaatcatatttaatacaccttaaaaccgtaccataaaaatatcgaccatgccacagtgttgcatagtccccgttttggtcggaaaaagggaggacaaaggttttcgaaagacaaaactgtctcaaaactcagacattcattgtcctggaacgcatatttgccataattaatttcagatattgcaaaatattcacaaaattattctaattataaataaactcgcgtagctcacccaaaaactatgagattagacattttggagacctcacgctacactagcgcctctagtggcgaattcattcgcgatagccctcattgaatcaaAAAATACAATCGCTCATATGGTGCCTATTACTGTTCATTGCCATGGCACAAATCGTGCTTCTAAGAGCATAGCTGTTGGAAACGTAAAAATAACTTACAACTTTTATTAcaaactagttgttgcccgcgactcctaACCTAAACTTCCCCGGGTCTACAATTATCTCCACACCAAATTGTGTGTAAATCGGTTGAACGGTCAATAATCCTGAAGAGATAAAAGACACGAACAGAGTGAAGTATGTAGAATGGTAGACATACAGTAGTGCCTgataatgaaaattttaaatatgaaaataatacttTACTACTATTTTTATAGTTATGATCTTTATTGGTCTTTACCTTTTTAAACAAGTTATAAACATAAAGATAAAAACTGGCCAACTCTCAAAAGTCacaagtacaatacaatataatgactctttattgaagcagtatagaaaacacaggtaggtatatagatatttttcaAGGCAAGCAAACGGCGACCTTACCGTCAgtagtagccattacgaaataattaagtaatatttttctaaggatttcgtattttatacgaaatcttccaagtttaggtatattttataccttacgctgctaCTTATtcataaactacaaataattctcaagccaacttagccattatagttttccttgaaagtttgatatacttactaccatcctgatttttttgtaattttttcacccaccggtttcgaTTTTAGAGGAGGCAAagtgacgctcgattttaatgaaaatttgcactttaaagttgaatatttcgcaaacaaatcactgaatcgaaaaatcgtcttagcaaacccctaaaaaaagttttaaaagacctatccaacgataccccatactatagggttggatgagaaaaaaaatcacccccactttacgtctatgggaggtaccctcaaatttattttttattttttttattttgtcggcatagataacctatatatctgtgcaaaaatacagctttctagcattgatagtccctgagcaaagccgcggacggacagacagacatggcgaacctataagggttccgtttttgccattttggctacggaaccctaaaaaccgaaGTTCgcaccgtaccgtccctctcattctcgtattaaataatgttagcgtcagcgggacggcaatatacgaagCCCGAATTAGATCTTTGCAGTATAggccataaataaaaataaaattaaaacaaaaagagCCCATAAAAAGCTGACTCACGTTGGTGTTTCTTCCGCCGCCTTGCGTGTTtggcgggcgggcggcgcgcgacCCGCGGCGGCGGCTGCATGGGCCCCTCCAGCCGGTGGGCGACGGCCCGGCACCAGCCCACGGGATACATGTCGGTGCTGTGCGCCCATAGCCACTGGTCGTACTCCGAACCCCACCCGTCGAAGTGGACCTGTAGAACAAAGGTTCACAACTGATATTCTTCCAAAAGTCAGAAAAGATCCTACttccttcctactaatattataaacgcgaaaattTGTGTATGAAtccggctgaacggatttggaatgaagatagctgaacatctggaataacatataagctactttttacctcgatattctcacgggatcgggataaattCTCATAATCTCATCCGCTGgatatagtcatgaaatttgtcactgatatttataatgtaacatcaataaagaccacaatgtaatttATGGGAACTCTCAAAGGAATGCGACAGGAGGTGCCCACATCCCAACAGGTACTGATCCTAACAGAACTCCACGGGGATATTAGCATTTGAAAAAGAAGACTTgaagagtatttttatttaaaaacgtttaaaaaaacagtaactattatttatgataccaaaagaatgtaaatgatcaaatgtccttgctaattgttacatatttgctgtgacttatttttcaagtgtttttcaataaaaaggaaTGTCAAGATCGCTTAAGTTCtttcaaatgctaaaaaaaaaaaaaacgtagtatAGGCGGGGTGTAACTAAGGTCAAGGCGGTATACCTTGAGCATATCAGCGACGACGCGGGCGACAGTGGCGACGCAAACAAGTCGCGGGTCCATCAAGTCCGCGCATTCGAGCCGCATGCCGCACACGAAGCCGTGCGACACGAGGTGCCCGCGCGCCGCGAACAGGGCGCGGCCTGCCGCACGAGCCCCGCATTCCGACAGGTATTGATCCCAACTGAACTCCTGGGGGGTGTAACTAAGGCaaaaatttgtaaatatattttactagGAGTCATCCATAAATGTATGACGTATGTTATAGTCCATAACATACGTCAAACATTCAGGGGAAGGAAGGGTCATGCAGTTTGTGGCACAAGAAGTAAACAATTGAGATTTTCATAGCCATAGGTGTGacgacaaaaaataactaatattttaaatagtcAAAATAGGAGGAGCAAAAGTAGTCAATATTGGTGTGATATAATTTACGGATGGTAAGGGGCCAACAGGGGTGAGTAGGTAAGTAGGAAGTACGAGTATtcttaaagtaagtaagtaaagttaatatataataaaaaactagtttaaaataaaataaagcaaaagAAACTAGAAACATCTAACGAAGGCACACACTGAGGCGTGTACTCGTATCTTTGTACTTGTACTTATGTTTTTGTTC
This sequence is a window from Choristoneura fumiferana chromosome 10, NRCan_CFum_1, whole genome shotgun sequence. Protein-coding genes within it:
- the LOC141432130 gene encoding protein fuzzy homolog; protein product: MSGAHKIDILRTFYVTTARDLAPEIKRDDDNKDQTNELASGMCETYWCSEYHKCHAQRSGNLLCCVLYAASVPTHTMRFITNQMLQDLSTNKDIHW